In Kaistia algarum, the DNA window CCACCGACGCCGGCGGAGACGATGCCGTGCGCAAGGCAATCATCGCGGAACTCGGCCGCCAGTTCTGGAGTAGCAATGGTCTCGTCCGGGTCGAAGTCGAAGGCGGCAACGTCACCCTCAGCGGTACGATCTTTGATGAGCGGGAAAGGCTGGCAGCTTGCGTTGTCGCCGAGAATGCGGCCGGCGTGAAATCCGTGGAGGACCAACTCGTCTGCGTCGAGCCGATCTCCGGCGTGATCATCATGCCGCCGCCGAAAGATCCCGACGCGCAGAGCTGAGGAGGTGGCTGTGCGGGCCATGGTGCTTCACGCCGTCGGGCAGCCGCTTGTCCTGGAGGAGCGTCCCGTTCCTCTTCCGGGGCCGGGCGAGATCCGTGTTCGGGTCGAGGCCTGTGCCGTCTGCCGCACCGATCTGCATGTCGTCGACGGCGATTTGCCGGACCCGAGGCTTCCGCTGGTTCCGGGCCATGAGATCGTCGGGATCGTCGAGGCGGTGGGCGAAGGGGTGCCGCTCGCCATGGGCCGCCGCGTCGGCATACCCTGGCTCGGCCACACCTGCGGCCATTGTGCCTTCTGCGCCGGCGGGCAGGAAAATCTCTGCGATACGCCGCAGTTCACGGGCTATTCGCGCGATGGCGGCTTCGCCACCCACGTGGTCGCTGATGCGGCGTTCGCTTTTCCGCTCGACGGCTTTGCGGATCCGGTGGCGGCCGCGCCGCTCATGTGCGCCGGCCTGATCGGCTGGCGCTCGCTGGGTTTTGCCGGATCGGCGAAGCGTATCGGGTTCTATGGCTTCGGCGCGGCGGCTCATATCTTGGCGCAGGTCTGCGTCTGGCAAGGCCGCAGCGTCTATGCCTTCACCCGGGAAGGCGACGTCGCGGCCCAACAGATGGCACTGTCGCTTGGAGCCGTCTGGGCCGGCAGTTCCGATGACATGCCGCCCGAGCGGCTCGACGCGGCGATCCTCTTCGCGCCTGTCGGTGCTCTGGTGCCGCAGGCACTGCGCGCCGTCCGTAAGGGCGGGACGGTGGTCTGCGGCGGCATCCATATGAGCCCGATTCCGAGTTTCCCCTACGACATCCTCTGGGGTGAACGGAAGATCGTCTCGGTTGCCAATCTGACGCGCCAGGACGCTCATGAATTCCTTGAGATCGCGCCCCGCGCTGGCGTGAAGACGAGGACGACGGTCTATCCGTTGGAGCGGGCCAATGACGCGCTCGACGATCTCCGGGCCGGGCGTTTTCAAGGCGCGGCGGTGCTCGTCCCTTAGATCGCCAGGCACTCGAATTGGGAGCGTGGGGGCGGATCGGCACCTGCCTCCGAAGGGCGGTCGGCCTCGAGGCTTCGTCCGCCGTAGCCCGCTCAGGCGCCTTGCGGTCGCAGATGGTGGAGCCTCGCCGCACCGATTGTGCCGGGCGCTGCGCTCAGCGTGATCGCCTTGATGGGCTCGTCGCTGTCGATGCGCTTGGTCAGGCACCAGCGGCCGTCATCGACATAGATCTCAATGAGGCCGACATCGACGAAGATGCGGAGGCGCGCCGGCGCAATGTCCTCGATGAAGTAGCGCGGCGACGGGCGGCTGCCGGGCGGCTTGAAGGCGAGTTCGAGCGTGCCGCCCGCATAGCCGAGGGCGATCCCGAATTCCGGATGGCGGAAGGCAAGCTCGAAAGGCACGCCCTTTTCCGCGATCTCGATACCGATCTCGGCGAGGCCGTCCTCAAGCACGACCGGTCGACCGTTCGATGCAATGTCGATGGCAGGTTCCGGCCGCCGCAGCGCCTCGACCGTCTCGATCACCGGCGTGGACAAGGCACCGTCGCGCCAGACGAGCCGGCGCGGTAAGGTCATCGCGCTCGGGAAATCGCGGTCCTTGAACACATCGGTCCAGTTGGCCGCCCAGGAAATGCCGAAGGGACCTGTGCCGAGCGGGCCATCCGTGCCGGCAATGCCCTGGAAGGCGTAGCAATCCGTGCCGTAGTCGAGCTCTTCACGAGCGATGGGCTCGAAGCTGCGGCCGTCAAAACGCCCGACCAGCGCGACCGTGATGTTGCGGCGTCGGCTGACCTCGTCGCGGGAGCCGAGCAGGCCGAAGATCAGCACATGCAGGCCCGCGCCCTCACCATCGAGCGCCACCATGCAGGGACATTCGGCGGGCAGCTTCTGCGTCGTCGGCTCGCGATGCACCACGCCGGCGAAACGCCAGCCTTCGACACCGCTTGCGTCCTCGGTCTCATAGAGCAGGACCAGCGCGGCGGTGTCATCGCCTGCGCCGAGCAGCATCTTCCAGAGCCCGTCTGGACCCTTGAACACATAGGGATCGCGGAAATTCTTGCCGAGGCCCGGCAGCTCCGGCACTTCGGTCACCACCGGCGCCGAGGGGCCGACATCGACGCGGTCGTCCGAGACGGCCGTCATCTGCCATTCCCAATTCGGCGTCCGGTCGTCCTGTCGGTCCGTATAATAGACGCGCAGACCGCCGTCCGGGAGGTTGATGGCCGAGCCCGAAAAGGCGCCGCCGACCTTGGCGTCGTCAGCCAGCAATTCAGGTCGCGGCAGCAGGAAGACGGGCTGGTGGGTCCAGTCGATGCCGTTGGCCGTCACCGCATGGCCCCAGTGCATGGTGTTCCAGCGCAGGCTGTGCGGATAGTGCTGATAGAAGAGATGCGCGAGGCCGCCGGCCTGCGACAGGCCGTTCGGATCGTTCATCCAGCCGAAGGGCGCGGCGAGATGCAGGCGGTAGCGCGCCGAATTCGGCCGGTTGCGCTCTGTCGTGAACAGCGTGCGGATGCCGGTGGTCGCGACGGTCGCCGGATCGAACGCATAGACCAGCGAGACCGCCGTCCCGCCCTCGTCGAAGGCGAGGCTGGCCCGCCCTCCGGCAAGATCCTCTGCAATGCTGAGCGTGAAATCGTCCGATTCGGGTCCGGAAAGGCGCTGTTCCATCCCGTCGGCGGTGGTCAGCGTCACGACAGAACCCGTCGCATCGCCCACCGGCTTCTGGAAGACGTGCAGCGTCTCCCCGGCGTTGAGTTCAATATCGATCTTCATGATGGTCGCATTCCCGGGGATCAGCCTTTGACGGCCGAAGAGATGAACGAACTGACGAACCATTTCTGGAACGCGAGATAGAAGATCAGCACCGGGATCATCATCATGACCGAGGCGGCCATGGCGCTGTTCCAATAGATGCTGTCATGGCCGAAGAACGAGGCGATGCCGACCGAGATCGGGCGGGCCCGATCGGTCTGCGTCACCATCAGCGGCCACAGATATTGGTTCCAGGTTTCGATGCCGAGCAGGATGGCGACCGTCGCCAGCACCGGCAGGCTGATCGGCAGGAACACCGACCAGTAGATGCGGAACGGTCCGGCACCGTCCACGGTCGCGGCATCATAGATGTCGCGCGGTATCTGGATAAAGAACTGGTAGATCAGGAAGATGTACAGCGGGCTGGCCATGAAGGGCAGAATCTGCGCCGCGAAGCTGTCGGAAAGGCCGACGCGGTTGATGATGGTCAGCAGCGGCAGGACGATCGATTCCTGCGGCACGATATAGAGCCCGATCAGCGCCGTCAGGATGATGGCCCGCCCCGGCAGCCGGCCCCAGGCCAGCACGAAGGCCGCCATGGAATTCAGGAAGACGCCGCCGAGAACCGTGACGAACAGGATGACCAGCGAGTTCAGCAGATAGCGGCCGAAGGGCAGCGCGCCGGAGAAGGTCCAGACCTCTCGGAAATTCTGCAGCGTCGGGTCGGATACCCAGAAGGCGCGGAACGAACCCATATCGGCCAGGATCTGGAAACGATCGGCCTTGAGGCTCGCCACGACGAGCAGAAACAGTGGCGAGACGATCACCAGCGCCAGGATCAGCACGGCGACGAACTTGATCACGGCGGTCCAATCACGCGGCAGGCGCGAGGGCGTGCGTGGGGCCAGGGGGCCCGGTCCGGAGATAGTGGTCATTGGCGATCCCTCACCACGAAGCGCTGAACCAGCGAGACGATCAGGACGATGAAGAAGAGGAGGATGGCGACGGCCGAGGCGAGGCCTAGCCGCTGGTCGACGAAGCCGGCGGTGAACATGTAGTGGACCAGCGTGTCGGTGGTGCCGCGCGGGCCGCCCTGGGTCAGGATGTTCACCTGGGTGAACAGCTTGAACGCCTGGATCGTGGTGATGATCAGCACGAAGATGTGGGTCTGGCGCAGCGACGGCATGGTGACATGCCAGAAGCGCTGCCAGCGATTGGCGCCGTCGAGCTCCGCCGCCTCATAGAGCGATTCCGAAATGCCCTGCAGGCCGGCGAGATAGACGATCATCTGGAAACCATAGGCCTGCCAGGCCGAGAGCAGAACGATGGCCGGCATCGACCAGCTCGGATCGCCAAGCCAGTCGATGGGCTGCACCAGACCGAACGACAGGAAGCCGACGATCTGGTTGAACGGGCCGGTCGGATACTGGAACAAAGTCGCCCAGATCACGCAGACGACGACCATCGAGGTGATTGCCGGGAGGAAGAACAAGCCGCGGAAGAAATTGCGGAAGGGCAGCTTCTGATTGAGCAGCAGCGCGATGGCGAGCGCGAAGCCGCACTGGACCGGCAGCACCATCAGCGTGAAGCGCACCACGTTCCACAGCGCCCGCCAGAAATCATGATCGGTCAGGATCTGTTGGAAATTGCCAAGCCCGACGAAGCGCGGCGGCACCGGGCGCGGGATCAGCCGCTCGTTGGTGAGCGCGATGCGAAACGATGACAGGAATGGCAGCAGCAGGAAAATGGCGATGAGCGCCAGCGCTGGCAGCAGCATCGTGATTTCCTGAGCCCGCCCGCCCCAAAGCGCGCTTCGCCGGCGGCCGTTGGCGGCCGGCACCTGACTGATCGACATCCTACGGTTCCTCCCGGCTGGATAGTGTCGCGCCGCATCCTGTGATGCGGCGCGACGGGTTGGATGGCCTAGTTGGCCTGGCCGAAGGGCGCGTAACCCTCATTGTCCTCGATGTCGGCGTCGATCTTCTTGGCCGCCTTGGACAGCTCCTCCTGGGCGTCTGCGCCGTCGAAGATGTTGTTCATCGCCTGCTGGAAGGCGAGCGTGATCGTCGGATAGGCCGGATGCGGCGGACGCGGCACGGCGCTCTTCGAGGCCTGCTCGAACGCGACGGCCATGGCGCCACCCGGCGCATAGAGCGGCGAGGCTGCGGCGAAGGACTTGATGCCCGGGAAGCCGGCATGCTCCGCATAGGCGGCGCGATATTCGGGATCCTGCAGCATGAACGACAGGAACTTGCCTGCCAGCGCCGGATCGGACGCGGTCTTGGTGATCGCGTAGATCCAGGTGCCGTTCGGGCTGGCGCTCTTCTCGCCGAATTTCGGCAGCGGCATCACGACGACATCATCGCCCATCTGGGCCTTGGCCTCGGCATAGAACCAGTGCCCGCCCCAGGCGAGACCGGCCGGCCGGCCCTCGGCGTAGAACTGGTTGCCACCGGCCGATTGCGGCACGACCCAGCCCTTCTGAACCAGTCCCTGCAAGAGCTTGGCCGCCTCGACGCACGTTGCGCCATCGAGTGTCCCGGTCGCCTTCCAACTGGTGCGGTCGATCACGTCGCAGCCCATCGAGACCAGGATCGGCTCATAGGCGTAAGTGATCCACTCGGTCTTGGTGCCATAGGCGCGGAAGAGGTCGATCGGCCATTTTACGCCGGCCGCAGCCAGCTTATCCAATGCGCCGAGGAACTCTTCCTTGGTCCAGGCATCGTCGACCGAGGTCGGGATGCGGATGCCGAGCTCGGTCAGTTGCTTGCGGCTGCCATAGAGCGCCACGGTCGAATCGACCAGCGCCGTCGCGTAGAGCTGCTTGTCGACCGGATAGGTGCCCTGGCTGATGTTGGACGCCGTCATGTCGTCGAGCAGCGCCTTGTCGATATAGGGCGCGATCGGCTGCAGGAAGCCGGACCAGACATAATTGGCGAGGAACGGCGCATCGAGCTCCATGATGTCGGGCAGCGCCCCGGCCGAGACTGCCGCGCCGACCTTCTCGTTATAGGCGTCGTGCGGCGTATTGATCAGTTCAACCGTCGTGCCAGGATTGGCGACCTCGAACTTCTTGGCCGTCTCGGTGATGATCTTCACCTCATAGGGATCGCCCTGAAACATCAGCTTCAGGCTGGCCGCCTCGGCCGCCGACAGACCGGCAAGGCCTACCCCCAGGATGGTCGTGGCGCGAAGCACCGTCAGTAAACGATTACCCAACTGCATCTTCATGGCATTTCTCTCCCTTTAGTGACCGGACCGCTGCACTTCAGACTGAAGCGCGTTCGACAAGGCGGAACGGGATTTCCTCGATGGCTCGGGCCGGGGCGCCGTGCCCGGCCAGGATTTCGGCGGCGCGTCGTCCCATGGCCCTGTGTGGCAGGGCCATGGTCGTCAGGGGCGGATCGAGCCGCGCCGCAATCTCGACCTGGTTGTCGAAGCTCGCGACGGCGACGTCTTCCGGAATGGAAAGGTTTTGGCGGCGCAGCGCGCCATAGACCTCGAGCGCCACGCGGTCATTGCCGCAGAGGATCGCATCGGGCCGGACCGGGCCGGCGAAGAGGTCCGCGACATGCTCGAAGACGAGGCTGCGCGCCTGGTTGGAATAGGTGCCGCGCGTCGACGGACGGATCCAGTCCGGGATGAGGGCGATGCCAGCCTCTTCATGGGCGGCGCGGAAGCCTTCGGCCCGCAGCGTTCCGGCCAGCAACCCGGGCAGGTTTAAGAAGGCGATACGCCGCCGCCCCGCCTCGATCAGCCGGCGCGTGATAGTCTCGGCAGCTTCGCGCTCGGCCGGCACCAGCGCCGGAATGCCCTCGTCCGTGCCGCGGCAATTGATCATCAGACTGATCGCGTCGCGCGCCGGCGTCGGTAGGTCGACAATCTGGTGAAACATGGTTGCGTAGGCGATGGCGCGCGGCATGAAGCGCTGCAGTTCGCCGACGCTGGTCTCGACCGAGCGGCCGCTGCCCGTGCTGGTCACCACCACCGAAAGCCCGTCGGTGCGCACCGAATTGTCGAAGGCGCGCATGATCTCCGTCGCGAAAGGCTGTGTGATCAGGCCGTCGGCGACGATGCCGATGATCGGCATGACGCCCTGCCGCATGCCGCGCGCGACGAGATTGGGCCTGTAGCCGAGTTCGTCGGCCAGTGAGCGGATGCGCTTGCGCGTATCGTCGGCCATGCGGATCGAATCATCGCCGCTGAGGGCGCCCGACACCGTCTTGACGGAGACGCCAAGCCGGCCGGCCAGATCCTGCAAGGAGACTTTCGAGCGCGCCATGTCGGCGTTCCGCGCTTGGGTTATCGTTTACTCACGTTTAGCGGCTGCGAATTTCCTGTCAAGGGGGACAGCTGGCCGCTGGCCCGTCCGGGTCTTTTCCAAGGCACGCATTTATGCCGGCGACACGGGATCCTCGAGGCGCTCCTCATCCTTGCCGTTGAGAACTGTCTGCGTCTGCGCTACCAGTGCGATCGGCCTCGGCCTCGATCCGTCCGAGAATTCGGTCTCGCCAATTATGGTGCAACAAGGCGCGCTGCCGTGGCGGGTTGCCAGTCTATCGTCGTCCGATCGGGCCGGCACAGAGCAAATACGACGTAGAATGAACCATTTCGATAGCCGCTTGGCCATTGCCCCTATGATGGAGTGGACGGATCGGCATTGCCGGTACTTCCATCGTCGTCTCACGTCGCGCGCTCTGCTCTATACGGAGATGGTCGTTGCCGATGCGGTGATTCATGGCCATCGGGAGAAGCTGCTCGGATTCGATCCGTCCGAACATCCTTTGGCATTGCAGATCGGTGGGTCGGAGCCGGCGAAGCTGGCTGCGGCGGCGCGGATCGGCGCGGCGTTTGGCTATGACGAGATCAATTTGAATGTGGGCTGTCCGTCGGACCGGGTGCAGTCCGGCGCGTTCGGTGCCTGCCTGATGCTGGAGCCGCGCCTCGTTGCCGAGTGCGTCGATGCGATGAAGCAGGTGGTCGACATCCCGGTCACCGTCAAATGCCGTATCGGCGTCGACGAGCAGGACCCGGAGGTCGCGCTCGACGAATTGGCCGACCGCGTGCTGGAGGCCGGGACGGACGCGCTCTGGGTCCATGCCCGCAAGGCCTGGCTGAAGGGCCTGTCGCCGAAGGAGAATCGCGAGGTCCCGCCGCTCGATTATTCTCGCGTCTACCGCCTGAAGGCACGGCTGCCGCATGTCTTCATCGGCATCAATGGCGGGATTCGGACGGTCGAGGAGGCGAGGGCGCATCTCGATCATCTCGACGGCGTCATGATGGGCCGGGCGGCCTACCAGACGCCGGGCGTGCTGGCCGGCGTCGATGGCGAAATCTATGGCGAAGGCGAAGCGCCTCGCGACGAGATGGCGGCGGCCGAGGCGATGATCCCCTATCTGGCGGACATGGTATCGCGCGGCGAGCCCATCCACCGCGCGACGCGCCATATGCTCGGTC includes these proteins:
- a CDS encoding GH32 C-terminal domain-containing protein, yielding MKIDIELNAGETLHVFQKPVGDATGSVVTLTTADGMEQRLSGPESDDFTLSIAEDLAGGRASLAFDEGGTAVSLVYAFDPATVATTGIRTLFTTERNRPNSARYRLHLAAPFGWMNDPNGLSQAGGLAHLFYQHYPHSLRWNTMHWGHAVTANGIDWTHQPVFLLPRPELLADDAKVGGAFSGSAINLPDGGLRVYYTDRQDDRTPNWEWQMTAVSDDRVDVGPSAPVVTEVPELPGLGKNFRDPYVFKGPDGLWKMLLGAGDDTAALVLLYETEDASGVEGWRFAGVVHREPTTQKLPAECPCMVALDGEGAGLHVLIFGLLGSRDEVSRRRNITVALVGRFDGRSFEPIAREELDYGTDCYAFQGIAGTDGPLGTGPFGISWAANWTDVFKDRDFPSAMTLPRRLVWRDGALSTPVIETVEALRRPEPAIDIASNGRPVVLEDGLAEIGIEIAEKGVPFELAFRHPEFGIALGYAGGTLELAFKPPGSRPSPRYFIEDIAPARLRIFVDVGLIEIYVDDGRWCLTKRIDSDEPIKAITLSAAPGTIGAARLHHLRPQGA
- a CDS encoding LacI family DNA-binding transcriptional regulator — protein: MARSKVSLQDLAGRLGVSVKTVSGALSGDDSIRMADDTRKRIRSLADELGYRPNLVARGMRQGVMPIIGIVADGLITQPFATEIMRAFDNSVRTDGLSVVVTSTGSGRSVETSVGELQRFMPRAIAYATMFHQIVDLPTPARDAISLMINCRGTDEGIPALVPAEREAAETITRRLIEAGRRRIAFLNLPGLLAGTLRAEGFRAAHEEAGIALIPDWIRPSTRGTYSNQARSLVFEHVADLFAGPVRPDAILCGNDRVALEVYGALRRQNLSIPEDVAVASFDNQVEIAARLDPPLTTMALPHRAMGRRAAEILAGHGAPARAIEEIPFRLVERASV
- the dusA gene encoding tRNA dihydrouridine(20/20a) synthase DusA, which encodes MNHFDSRLAIAPMMEWTDRHCRYFHRRLTSRALLYTEMVVADAVIHGHREKLLGFDPSEHPLALQIGGSEPAKLAAAARIGAAFGYDEINLNVGCPSDRVQSGAFGACLMLEPRLVAECVDAMKQVVDIPVTVKCRIGVDEQDPEVALDELADRVLEAGTDALWVHARKAWLKGLSPKENREVPPLDYSRVYRLKARLPHVFIGINGGIRTVEEARAHLDHLDGVMMGRAAYQTPGVLAGVDGEIYGEGEAPRDEMAAAEAMIPYLADMVSRGEPIHRATRHMLGLFHGRPGARRFRQVLSNEANLRGAGPEVLARALAEIGSRDAALAA
- a CDS encoding carbohydrate ABC transporter permease; its protein translation is MSISQVPAANGRRRSALWGGRAQEITMLLPALALIAIFLLLPFLSSFRIALTNERLIPRPVPPRFVGLGNFQQILTDHDFWRALWNVVRFTLMVLPVQCGFALAIALLLNQKLPFRNFFRGLFFLPAITSMVVVCVIWATLFQYPTGPFNQIVGFLSFGLVQPIDWLGDPSWSMPAIVLLSAWQAYGFQMIVYLAGLQGISESLYEAAELDGANRWQRFWHVTMPSLRQTHIFVLIITTIQAFKLFTQVNILTQGGPRGTTDTLVHYMFTAGFVDQRLGLASAVAILLFFIVLIVSLVQRFVVRDRQ
- a CDS encoding extracellular solute-binding protein, which gives rise to MKMQLGNRLLTVLRATTILGVGLAGLSAAEAASLKLMFQGDPYEVKIITETAKKFEVANPGTTVELINTPHDAYNEKVGAAVSAGALPDIMELDAPFLANYVWSGFLQPIAPYIDKALLDDMTASNISQGTYPVDKQLYATALVDSTVALYGSRKQLTELGIRIPTSVDDAWTKEEFLGALDKLAAAGVKWPIDLFRAYGTKTEWITYAYEPILVSMGCDVIDRTSWKATGTLDGATCVEAAKLLQGLVQKGWVVPQSAGGNQFYAEGRPAGLAWGGHWFYAEAKAQMGDDVVVMPLPKFGEKSASPNGTWIYAITKTASDPALAGKFLSFMLQDPEYRAAYAEHAGFPGIKSFAAASPLYAPGGAMAVAFEQASKSAVPRPPHPAYPTITLAFQQAMNNIFDGADAQEELSKAAKKIDADIEDNEGYAPFGQAN
- a CDS encoding carbohydrate ABC transporter permease, coding for MTTISGPGPLAPRTPSRLPRDWTAVIKFVAVLILALVIVSPLFLLVVASLKADRFQILADMGSFRAFWVSDPTLQNFREVWTFSGALPFGRYLLNSLVILFVTVLGGVFLNSMAAFVLAWGRLPGRAIILTALIGLYIVPQESIVLPLLTIINRVGLSDSFAAQILPFMASPLYIFLIYQFFIQIPRDIYDAATVDGAGPFRIYWSVFLPISLPVLATVAILLGIETWNQYLWPLMVTQTDRARPISVGIASFFGHDSIYWNSAMAASVMMMIPVLIFYLAFQKWFVSSFISSAVKG
- a CDS encoding zinc-dependent alcohol dehydrogenase family protein; protein product: MRAMVLHAVGQPLVLEERPVPLPGPGEIRVRVEACAVCRTDLHVVDGDLPDPRLPLVPGHEIVGIVEAVGEGVPLAMGRRVGIPWLGHTCGHCAFCAGGQENLCDTPQFTGYSRDGGFATHVVADAAFAFPLDGFADPVAAAPLMCAGLIGWRSLGFAGSAKRIGFYGFGAAAHILAQVCVWQGRSVYAFTREGDVAAQQMALSLGAVWAGSSDDMPPERLDAAILFAPVGALVPQALRAVRKGGTVVCGGIHMSPIPSFPYDILWGERKIVSVANLTRQDAHEFLEIAPRAGVKTRTTVYPLERANDALDDLRAGRFQGAAVLVP